The following proteins are encoded in a genomic region of Paenibacillus sp. FSL R7-0273:
- a CDS encoding phospholipid carrier-dependent glycosyltransferase, which yields MKNLRAAAVFMLMLLMFVLPVTSIYAEGNLLQNPGFEDGEEGAPSGWTKDAWIAGDGAGILSVQSEEVHSGSKSAVIENFEPNHLKWVQTLTVTPGSYYRISGYIKVASIAGEGFGANIFPVGIGGGYPATTDTGGAWQYLEFIGQTGSEQTELAVGAALGGYANLIQGKAYFDDLSVEQLETLPEGAGFISLDTGTAVPADNSGTETVPHKVSPAKILLISAAFSVFFALMYNRGLRSSKLLGQTDIVYTRWLYVAFAGAFILRIWIGITAQGYENDMNTFIAWGQRLVDKGPGGFYEEGYFADYPPGYLYILYLLSALRGLFGLTHGSAGEMLLFKMPAILSDLVLGVLIYKIGSKKLGGGMAMGLMLLYLFNPAVLMDSSAWGQADSFFMIFLLLSIMGAADKTFIRSAIFFAIAVLVKPQALIFTPVLMFAFYHHRAWKQLAYGALYGLGAFILLAAPFFWNNGGFIGLIDLYKSTLSSYPYSTVNAFNLYALTGPMWSAMDVTWLGITYRVWGFIFILAAVAAAAYYSFRKDRKELSKSYFIAIVLIAVVFVLGTKMHERYIYPALILCLFSYMESKDRRFLTMFLGFTLTQYINVGYTLAHLNAGGNPPTDGIVIVTSIANLGLLVYTLYTGYMVYIRKQIKPLAPPATAAEHYAADLALAESIRPLEAAGKSKFRLQRKDWIWMLAITAVYTVIALVNLGSTKAPETLWEPAAIGESFYADLGQSRQLENVKIFGGVGTGKFKLEFSETPDVWGSPLDVSEDVGNVFIWKSQPLNVAARYVKLTVTSPGFTLNEIAFYEQGGNKTPLPVAGVTPDAGAAAKRGEPANLFDEQSLVPAHSNFMNSTYFDEIYHARTAYEHFHGIVAYENTHPPLGKILIGAGMELFGVNPFGWRIIGTLFGAAMLPLIYMMGLRLFGRTRYAALAAGLFALDFMHFTQTRISTIDVYGVFFIMLMFYFMQRYFTMNFYRVPLRKTLVPLFWAGLFFGIGVASKWIVLYGGAGLAVMLALSLFDRYREYKAAGRMLAEGKLGDQEIKTACRTADRSFWKNTIITLASCVGFFVIIPVIVYSLSFIPVLSVTTEGYTIKGLIDAQKNMYNYHSQLVATHPFSSSWWEWPFMKRPVWFFSGGEGLPEGQVSSIVTMGNPLIWWTGIFAMLGAVWLTIRNKEKHLYMLWIAFLSQYVPWMLVPRETFLYHYFAMVPFIILAIVYVMKQLDSRVPGASKIRYAYVAAAAILFIMFYPVLSGMQVSADYVNIVLRWFPSWVF from the coding sequence GTTCATTCGGGCAGCAAATCGGCTGTTATCGAGAATTTTGAACCGAATCACCTGAAATGGGTTCAGACCCTTACCGTCACACCGGGCAGCTACTACAGGATTTCCGGATATATCAAAGTTGCCAGCATTGCCGGCGAAGGCTTCGGCGCCAATATATTTCCGGTCGGCATCGGCGGCGGATACCCCGCCACAACGGATACTGGCGGGGCTTGGCAATATCTTGAGTTTATCGGCCAGACCGGAAGCGAGCAGACCGAGCTTGCCGTTGGAGCAGCCCTAGGCGGCTATGCCAACCTTATTCAAGGGAAAGCCTATTTCGATGATCTGTCTGTAGAACAGCTGGAGACCCTTCCGGAGGGAGCAGGCTTCATTTCTCTAGATACCGGGACAGCCGTTCCTGCCGATAACAGTGGTACTGAAACTGTACCCCATAAGGTCTCACCGGCTAAGATCCTGCTCATCTCGGCAGCATTCAGCGTGTTTTTTGCCCTGATGTACAATAGAGGGCTGCGCAGCAGCAAGCTGCTTGGCCAGACGGACATTGTTTACACAAGATGGCTGTATGTGGCATTCGCGGGCGCCTTTATTCTGCGTATCTGGATCGGCATTACTGCACAAGGCTACGAAAATGATATGAACACCTTCATTGCCTGGGGCCAGCGTCTGGTTGACAAGGGGCCGGGCGGCTTCTACGAGGAAGGCTATTTCGCGGACTACCCGCCCGGCTATTTGTACATATTATATCTGCTGAGCGCCCTCCGCGGACTGTTCGGCCTGACGCACGGCTCGGCGGGAGAGATGCTGCTGTTTAAAATGCCGGCTATTCTTTCGGATCTTGTACTGGGCGTGCTCATTTACAAGATTGGTAGCAAGAAGCTGGGCGGCGGAATGGCTATGGGCCTGATGCTGCTGTACTTGTTCAATCCGGCTGTATTGATGGATTCCTCCGCCTGGGGGCAGGCTGATTCCTTCTTTATGATCTTCCTGCTGCTCAGCATTATGGGGGCAGCGGACAAAACCTTTATCCGTTCAGCCATCTTCTTTGCTATTGCTGTGCTTGTTAAGCCCCAGGCGCTGATCTTTACACCTGTGCTGATGTTCGCCTTTTATCATCACCGGGCCTGGAAGCAGCTGGCCTACGGCGCGCTGTACGGCCTCGGGGCCTTTATCCTGCTGGCAGCTCCATTCTTCTGGAATAACGGCGGCTTCATCGGGCTGATCGATCTGTATAAGAGTACTTTGTCATCATATCCGTATTCGACGGTTAATGCGTTCAACCTGTATGCCCTCACCGGGCCGATGTGGTCAGCGATGGATGTAACCTGGCTGGGCATCACTTACCGTGTCTGGGGTTTTATTTTTATCCTGGCCGCAGTTGCAGCAGCAGCCTATTATTCATTCCGCAAAGACCGCAAGGAGCTGTCCAAGTCTTATTTTATAGCGATCGTACTAATTGCCGTCGTCTTCGTGCTCGGCACCAAAATGCATGAGCGTTATATCTATCCGGCTCTCATTCTCTGCCTCTTCAGTTATATGGAGAGCAAGGACCGGCGGTTTCTGACGATGTTCCTGGGCTTTACGCTGACGCAATATATTAATGTCGGCTATACCCTGGCTCATCTCAATGCCGGCGGCAACCCGCCGACAGACGGGATTGTTATTGTTACATCTATAGCCAATCTCGGATTGCTGGTCTATACGCTGTATACCGGGTATATGGTATATATCCGCAAACAAATCAAGCCGCTTGCCCCTCCGGCTACAGCCGCTGAGCATTATGCAGCTGATCTGGCGCTAGCTGAAAGCATCCGGCCGCTCGAAGCCGCAGGCAAGTCCAAGTTCAGGCTGCAGCGTAAGGACTGGATCTGGATGCTTGCCATTACGGCAGTTTATACAGTCATTGCCCTGGTTAATCTCGGTTCAACTAAGGCGCCGGAAACGTTATGGGAGCCTGCAGCCATCGGCGAGAGCTTCTATGCTGATCTTGGCCAGAGCAGACAGCTGGAGAATGTAAAGATATTCGGCGGTGTAGGTACCGGTAAGTTTAAGCTCGAATTCAGCGAAACGCCGGACGTGTGGGGAAGCCCGCTGGATGTAAGCGAGGATGTCGGCAATGTCTTCATCTGGAAAAGCCAGCCGCTGAACGTAGCAGCAAGGTATGTGAAGCTTACTGTAACTTCGCCTGGATTCACTCTGAATGAAATTGCTTTCTATGAGCAGGGAGGGAACAAAACCCCGCTGCCTGTAGCCGGTGTAACTCCGGATGCCGGTGCAGCTGCCAAAAGAGGCGAGCCTGCCAATCTGTTTGATGAGCAGTCGCTAGTTCCGGCACACTCAAATTTTATGAACAGCACTTATTTTGACGAGATCTACCATGCCCGTACTGCATATGAGCATTTCCACGGCATTGTAGCTTACGAAAATACTCACCCGCCGCTCGGCAAAATTCTGATCGGAGCCGGGATGGAGCTGTTCGGCGTCAATCCGTTCGGCTGGCGGATTATCGGCACCCTGTTCGGGGCGGCGATGCTGCCGCTGATTTATATGATGGGCCTACGGCTGTTCGGCAGAACCCGTTACGCTGCGCTGGCAGCCGGATTGTTCGCGCTGGATTTCATGCATTTTACCCAGACGCGTATTTCCACCATTGATGTGTACGGCGTATTCTTCATCATGCTGATGTTCTATTTCATGCAGCGCTATTTTACAATGAACTTTTACCGTGTTCCGCTGCGCAAAACCCTGGTTCCGCTGTTTTGGGCAGGCCTCTTCTTCGGTATAGGGGTTGCGTCCAAGTGGATCGTTCTGTATGGGGGAGCCGGGCTGGCAGTTATGCTCGCGTTATCGCTGTTCGACCGCTATAGGGAATACAAGGCAGCAGGGCGTATGCTTGCAGAAGGAAAGCTGGGTGACCAGGAGATCAAGACCGCCTGCCGGACAGCCGACAGATCCTTCTGGAAGAACACTATCATTACACTTGCCAGCTGTGTCGGCTTCTTTGTCATTATTCCGGTAATAGTCTATAGCCTGTCCTTTATTCCGGTGCTGTCCGTTACTACAGAAGGCTATACTATAAAAGGGCTGATTGATGCCCAGAAGAACATGTATAACTATCACAGCCAGCTGGTAGCCACGCATCCGTTTTCCTCCTCCTGGTGGGAATGGCCGTTTATGAAACGTCCGGTCTGGTTCTTCAGCGGCGGTGAAGGACTGCCGGAGGGCCAGGTGAGCAGTATTGTTACTATGGGTAATCCGCTGATCTGGTGGACCGGGATTTTTGCAATGCTTGGCGCAGTGTGGCTTACCATCAGGAACAAAGAGAAGCACCTGTACATGCTCTGGATCGCCTTTTTGTCGCAATATGTGCCATGGATGCTCGTTCCGCGCGAGACGTTCCTGTATCACTATTTTGCAATGGTGCCGTTTATCATCCTGGCTATTGTATATGTAATGAAACAGCTGGACAGCAGGGTTCCCGGAGCCTCCAAAATCCGTTATGCTTATGTGGCTGCGGCGGCTATACTCTTCATTATGTTCTATCCGGTGCTGTCAGGAATGCAGGTTAGTGCCGACTATGTAAATATCGTGCTGCGCTGGTTCCCTTCCTGGGTATTCTAG
- a CDS encoding transglutaminase-like domain-containing protein, whose amino-acid sequence MKKFYFMLLTLFVVVTSVQTSTASAATADSSWLNTSKLDQGVVAVSYDVPADKRIKLMITKDGNSYTYNLYASQSTESFPLQQGNGTYKVSVLENTTGNKYKVVSSENVELKLSNTNAVYLSSVQNVKWTSSDKAVLKAKQLTQGLTTDEAKVKAIYNYIVANVKYDNTLAATVAQDYIPSNDNTLLTKKGICYDYASLFATMLRSEGIPTKLVMGNTSYVSTYHAWNEVLLNGKWVTIDTTVDAGLAKNSKDAGLTKVASKYSAAKFY is encoded by the coding sequence ATGAAAAAATTCTATTTCATGCTGTTAACATTGTTCGTAGTGGTTACTTCCGTTCAGACAAGCACAGCTTCTGCTGCAACTGCAGACTCAAGCTGGTTGAATACATCGAAGCTAGACCAAGGTGTTGTTGCAGTATCCTATGATGTACCTGCTGATAAACGCATCAAACTCATGATCACTAAAGACGGCAACAGCTACACTTACAACCTGTACGCTTCCCAATCGACAGAATCCTTCCCGCTGCAGCAAGGCAACGGCACATATAAAGTATCTGTTCTGGAGAACACAACCGGCAACAAATACAAAGTAGTATCCTCAGAGAATGTAGAGCTTAAGCTCAGCAATACTAACGCTGTATACCTGAGTTCCGTGCAGAATGTTAAATGGACCTCTTCCGATAAGGCAGTACTGAAAGCTAAGCAGCTTACACAGGGCCTGACTACTGATGAAGCTAAGGTTAAAGCAATTTATAATTACATCGTAGCCAACGTTAAGTATGACAACACATTGGCTGCTACAGTAGCACAGGACTATATCCCTAGCAATGACAACACACTGCTGACTAAGAAGGGCATCTGCTACGATTATGCTTCACTATTCGCAACAATGCTGCGCAGTGAAGGTATTCCAACTAAACTGGTTATGGGTAACACCAGCTATGTATCGACCTACCATGCCTGGAATGAAGTTTTGCTTAACGGTAAATGGGTAACAATTGATACTACAGTAGACGCTGGATTGGCTAAGAACAGCAAAGATGCTGGCCTTACAAAAGTAGCAAGCAAATATAGCGCTGCTAAGTTCTATTAA
- a CDS encoding GtrA family protein produces MKNKKLNAGFIQFLKFNAVGLLNTLIDFAVFTLLHSLGLMNAPAQVISYSAGTANSFFWNKKVTFRDRDAGKSGSDRLQLVRFIILNLAVLGISVLLMHMLTVSFGIQVLFAKVLVTGVTVIINFIGSRMWVF; encoded by the coding sequence ATGAAAAATAAAAAGCTGAATGCGGGGTTTATCCAGTTCCTTAAATTTAACGCCGTAGGATTGCTCAATACATTAATCGATTTTGCAGTATTTACATTGCTCCATTCACTGGGGCTGATGAATGCGCCTGCGCAGGTTATCTCCTATAGCGCGGGTACAGCCAACAGCTTTTTCTGGAACAAAAAAGTGACCTTCCGCGACCGCGATGCTGGTAAGAGCGGCTCTGACCGGCTGCAGCTGGTGAGGTTCATCATCCTCAATCTGGCGGTGCTGGGAATTTCGGTGCTGCTGATGCATATGCTGACGGTCAGCTTCGGGATTCAGGTGCTGTTTGCAAAGGTGCTGGTTACCGGCGTTACCGTAATTATTAATTTTATTGGAAGCCGTATGTGGGTGTTCTAG
- a CDS encoding glycosyltransferase family 2 protein: protein MKARYSVIVPMYNEEEVIQHTYERLKKVMDECGDSYELVFVNDGSRDRTAEIMRGISSRDGNVKLIDFSRNFGHQVAITAGMDYAEGQAVVVIDADLQDPPEVILQMIAKWKEGYEVVYAKRLKRHGETLFKKVTAKLFYRLLSSMTSVEIPTDTGDFRLIDRKVCDVLRGLKEKNRYVRGLVSWVGFRQTMVEYVREERFAGETKYPLKKMVRFALDGITSFSHKPLKIASYVGFFLAFSSFLYLFFILFQKLFTTWAVPGWTSIVGVNLLFNGIVLMLLGVIGEYIGRIYDESKDRPLYIVRETRGYEDGEYPDKREGRRYEK, encoded by the coding sequence GTGAAAGCCAGATACAGTGTAATTGTCCCGATGTACAATGAGGAGGAGGTCATCCAGCATACGTATGAGCGCCTCAAAAAGGTTATGGACGAATGCGGCGACTCCTACGAGCTGGTCTTCGTTAACGATGGCAGCCGTGACCGTACGGCTGAGATTATGCGCGGGATCAGCAGCCGTGACGGGAATGTCAAGCTGATTGACTTCTCGCGCAATTTCGGCCATCAGGTCGCGATTACCGCCGGGATGGATTATGCTGAAGGGCAGGCGGTGGTTGTTATTGATGCCGATCTTCAGGACCCGCCTGAGGTTATCCTGCAGATGATTGCGAAGTGGAAGGAGGGCTATGAGGTGGTCTACGCCAAGCGGCTTAAGCGCCACGGGGAGACTCTGTTCAAAAAAGTGACCGCCAAGCTCTTCTACCGTCTGCTGAGCAGCATGACAAGCGTGGAGATTCCTACCGATACCGGTGATTTCCGGCTGATTGACCGCAAGGTATGCGATGTGCTGCGCGGCCTGAAGGAGAAAAACCGTTATGTCCGGGGGCTGGTAAGCTGGGTAGGCTTCCGCCAGACGATGGTTGAATATGTGCGTGAGGAGCGCTTTGCCGGAGAAACCAAGTATCCGCTGAAGAAAATGGTCCGGTTTGCCCTGGACGGCATCACCTCCTTCTCTCATAAACCGCTCAAAATCGCATCCTATGTCGGCTTCTTTCTGGCCTTTTCCAGTTTCTTATATCTGTTCTTCATCCTGTTCCAAAAGCTGTTTACCACCTGGGCGGTTCCCGGCTGGACCTCCATTGTAGGCGTCAATCTGCTGTTTAACGGGATCGTGCTGATGCTGCTCGGGGTGATCGGCGAATATATCGGGCGGATCTACGATGAGTCGAAGGACCGGCCGCTGTATATTGTACGGGAGACCCGGGGGTATGAGGACGGTGAATATCCTGACAAGCGGGAAGGCAGACGTTATGAAAAATAA
- a CDS encoding class D sortase, producing the protein MRKLSYLIILAGVLIMLYPKASEWYNDRQQAKLLEEAEQAYSELAPAPGPDLQKPYAEVTQLLADESAQEEEAPPSEKPSEEITVGGKITGIIEIDRIELKLPVLEGATKANLKHAAAHMKETAPLGEVGNAAIAAHRSRTAGRLFNRLDEVKIGDTIRIKTSTEAYEYEVYDISIVEPTDVSVLNGNDTDSILTLITCDPLVNPTHRLIIHAKLT; encoded by the coding sequence ATGCGCAAGCTGTCCTATTTGATCATATTGGCAGGCGTCCTTATCATGCTGTATCCAAAAGCAAGCGAGTGGTACAACGACCGGCAGCAGGCCAAGCTGCTGGAGGAAGCAGAGCAGGCTTACAGTGAGCTGGCCCCGGCGCCTGGACCGGATTTGCAGAAGCCTTATGCTGAGGTAACCCAGCTGCTGGCTGATGAGTCGGCACAGGAGGAAGAGGCACCGCCGTCAGAAAAGCCGTCTGAGGAGATTACAGTGGGCGGCAAAATCACCGGAATTATCGAAATCGACCGGATTGAGCTGAAGCTGCCTGTTCTTGAAGGAGCAACTAAGGCTAATCTGAAGCATGCTGCTGCTCATATGAAGGAGACGGCTCCGCTGGGTGAGGTGGGGAATGCAGCCATTGCTGCGCACAGATCCAGAACGGCAGGCAGGCTTTTTAACAGGTTGGATGAAGTGAAGATCGGGGATACTATCAGAATTAAGACAAGTACAGAGGCTTATGAGTACGAGGTATATGATATTTCTATTGTGGAGCCGACAGATGTATCGGTGCTGAATGGCAATGATACGGACTCTATCCTCACTCTGATTACCTGTGATCCGCTTGTTAACCCTACGCACCGGCTGATTATCCATGCTAAATTGACTTGA